A genomic region of Microbacterium schleiferi contains the following coding sequences:
- a CDS encoding winged helix-turn-helix transcriptional regulator, which produces MAVSLAEIRESHAAAFSAACPTRVVLDHVMSKWGILVLLTLGDGTARWGELRRGIDGISEKMLATTLKTLEGDGLVQRTSYPEVPPRVEYALTALGHDLMLRLGPLMEWIAVHADQMVGTAASD; this is translated from the coding sequence GTGGCGGTAAGTCTTGCGGAAATCCGGGAATCTCACGCGGCAGCCTTTTCAGCGGCCTGTCCGACGCGGGTCGTCCTCGACCACGTGATGTCGAAGTGGGGCATCCTCGTGCTGCTCACTCTCGGCGACGGCACCGCCCGGTGGGGGGAGTTGCGCCGCGGCATCGACGGCATCAGCGAGAAGATGCTCGCGACGACGCTGAAGACGCTCGAGGGTGACGGACTGGTGCAGCGCACGTCCTACCCCGAGGTGCCGCCGCGAGTCGAGTACGCCCTGACGGCCCTCGGCCACGACCTCATGCTGCGCCTGGGGCCGCTGATGGAGTGGATCGCCGTTCACGCCGATCAGATGGTTGGCACCGCAGCCAGCGACTGA
- a CDS encoding HNH endonuclease, with protein sequence MAAPRTRRARVARRRARRIAASGSDLTGAQWLLIREAWGRCAYCGAADVPLQKDCVLPISRGGSYTIENVVPACGRCNASKCNTEVTSWMRRRRLDEPAFLLAWALISRELREPRDADATTARTGPASA encoded by the coding sequence ATGGCCGCCCCGCGCACCCGTCGCGCCCGTGTCGCGCGTCGCCGCGCACGGCGTATCGCCGCATCGGGCAGCGATCTCACCGGTGCGCAGTGGTTGCTCATCCGCGAGGCGTGGGGACGGTGTGCGTACTGCGGTGCCGCGGACGTTCCGCTCCAGAAGGACTGCGTCCTGCCGATCTCGCGCGGTGGCAGCTACACGATCGAGAACGTGGTCCCGGCCTGTGGCCGCTGCAACGCGAGCAAGTGCAACACCGAGGTGACCAGCTGGATGCGACGACGACGGCTCGACGAGCCCGCGTTCCTGCTGGCGTGGGCCCTCATCTCTCGCGAGCTGCGCGAGCCGCGCGACGCTGACGCCACCACTGCCAGAACCGGTCCAGCATCCGCTTGA
- a CDS encoding GyrI-like domain-containing protein produces the protein MKYDLKKDRKDLYAPGTHEFTRVTVPPITYLAIDGHGDPNTSAAYTDAVGALYAAGYAVKFAFRARTGDDLVVGPLEGLWTSDDPSSFADRRKDAWDWTMLIPLPPAVTDPDIRAGLDAAARKKPELPIDRIGAPTIDEGLSLQILHVGSYDAETPTLHRLHAELMPAQGLTFNGPHHEIYLSDPRRVAPEKLKTILRQPVRAAG, from the coding sequence GTGAAGTACGACCTCAAGAAGGACCGGAAGGATCTGTACGCGCCCGGGACGCACGAGTTCACGCGAGTGACGGTGCCCCCGATCACGTATCTCGCGATCGACGGCCACGGCGACCCCAACACGTCAGCCGCGTACACGGACGCCGTCGGTGCCCTCTACGCGGCGGGATACGCCGTCAAGTTCGCCTTCCGCGCCCGCACGGGTGATGACCTGGTCGTCGGTCCCCTCGAGGGGCTGTGGACCAGTGACGACCCGTCGAGCTTCGCCGACCGGCGCAAGGATGCCTGGGACTGGACGATGCTGATTCCGCTGCCGCCGGCCGTGACCGATCCCGACATCCGTGCCGGACTCGACGCTGCCGCTCGCAAGAAGCCGGAGCTCCCGATCGACCGGATCGGGGCGCCCACGATCGACGAGGGGCTCTCGCTGCAGATCCTGCACGTCGGGTCCTATGACGCCGAGACTCCGACGCTGCATCGGCTCCACGCGGAGCTCATGCCCGCTCAGGGCCTGACCTTCAACGGCCCGCATCACGAGATCTATCTCAGTGACCCGCGCCGCGTGGCTCCCGAGAAACTGAAGACGATTCTGCGTCAGCCGGTGCGAGCGGCCGGCTGA
- a CDS encoding MmcQ/YjbR family DNA-binding protein, with protein sequence MAHPIMFDEDDPILARVRAIALGLPGAGEKVSHGRPHFFTKRTFCIFGGSQRIDGEWVAHDAALVIKPDPADEPALRQDPRFWIPAYLGPSGWLGLDLDANGAWDEVAELIDASYRVTAPVTLVRQLDAR encoded by the coding sequence GTGGCGCATCCGATCATGTTCGACGAGGACGATCCGATCCTCGCCCGCGTGCGGGCGATCGCCCTCGGTTTGCCGGGTGCCGGTGAGAAGGTGTCACACGGTCGGCCGCACTTCTTCACGAAGCGCACCTTCTGCATCTTCGGCGGGTCACAGCGCATCGACGGGGAGTGGGTCGCCCACGATGCCGCGCTGGTGATCAAACCCGACCCTGCCGACGAGCCGGCGCTTCGGCAGGATCCTCGGTTCTGGATCCCGGCCTACCTCGGTCCGTCCGGGTGGCTCGGGCTCGACCTCGACGCGAATGGCGCGTGGGATGAGGTCGCAGAGCTCATCGACGCGTCGTACCGGGTGACCGCGCCGGTCACGCTCGTCAGGCAGCTCGACGCCCGCTGA
- a CDS encoding NHL repeat-containing protein, whose protein sequence is MRNVVRQKQSYLTESDDRTSTRGPAHRIIGAVALVAASALALAGCWAPADPDGEGSAVSGAVAPVVEGAAVSGWEVSAWSAGADGDAASQIGSASSDRDGDFVVDLGAVSREDDLVYLLATAPGGDDATVTATFAAIVPADATAVVLNERTTVAAGYALAQFTGPDGVEGSAPGLPNAAAMYANLVDAHTGDYGAVLTSAPNGTQTEALPTFTSLTNILSACVLDADACRVLVDAASARSDDRPVDTFRAFAQVARDPSPAASTLYDLSLTVAGDRPGLMAAPAAWTLALRFDGDGQTLDGPGNFAIDPDGNIWVNNNYEYGADPQDPTCGSDLLMKFAPNGDMVGKYTGGGLSGSGFGIAFDPSGQLWVSNFGFAGEGCTEQPTHNSVSLFSLEGEPLSPPETGFTAGELAWPQGMDITAAGDVWNANCQTGTVTVYPGGDPEKAMTLDAGLDQAFGVVDTGTHVVVSGIASSSVAVFNYDGTLVGGAPLTGDEFVLPMGVAADPEGNVWVANSGSTTLPCPTRPISSGPTGSIALIDADGQTVSGPFTGGGITRPWGIATDGNGNVWVANFSDQRVSAFCGTSPDTCPGDLSTGDPISPDAGYAFDGLVRNTGLIVDPSGNLWIANNWEQVPLQSNPGGHQIVAFVGLAAPVEVPPFTG, encoded by the coding sequence ATGCGGAACGTTGTGCGCCAGAAACAGTCCTACCTGACCGAATCCGACGACAGAACGAGCACCCGGGGCCCGGCGCACCGCATCATCGGCGCTGTTGCTCTCGTTGCGGCATCCGCGCTCGCGCTGGCGGGCTGCTGGGCACCCGCCGACCCCGATGGTGAGGGATCGGCCGTGAGCGGTGCCGTCGCGCCGGTCGTCGAGGGTGCCGCTGTCTCGGGATGGGAGGTGTCGGCGTGGTCAGCCGGTGCTGACGGTGACGCGGCGTCTCAGATCGGTTCCGCGTCATCCGATCGTGATGGTGACTTCGTCGTCGATCTCGGTGCAGTGTCGCGGGAGGATGACCTCGTCTACCTGCTGGCGACCGCGCCCGGCGGCGATGACGCGACGGTGACCGCGACCTTCGCGGCGATCGTGCCCGCGGATGCCACCGCTGTCGTTCTCAATGAGCGCACCACCGTCGCCGCGGGGTATGCCCTCGCGCAGTTCACCGGCCCGGACGGCGTCGAGGGCTCAGCGCCGGGCCTGCCCAACGCTGCCGCGATGTACGCGAACCTCGTGGATGCGCACACCGGCGACTACGGGGCGGTGCTGACGTCGGCGCCCAACGGCACGCAGACCGAGGCCCTGCCGACGTTTACGTCGCTGACGAACATCCTCAGTGCGTGCGTCCTGGATGCTGACGCGTGCCGAGTCCTCGTCGATGCCGCGAGCGCGCGGTCAGACGATCGGCCCGTCGATACGTTCCGAGCTTTCGCGCAGGTCGCTCGAGACCCCAGCCCTGCTGCCTCGACGCTGTATGACCTCTCGCTGACCGTCGCCGGGGATCGCCCCGGGCTGATGGCAGCACCCGCCGCCTGGACCCTCGCGCTGCGCTTCGACGGTGACGGGCAGACTCTCGACGGTCCGGGCAACTTCGCCATCGACCCCGACGGCAACATCTGGGTCAACAACAACTACGAATACGGTGCTGATCCGCAGGACCCGACCTGCGGCAGCGACCTGCTGATGAAGTTCGCGCCCAACGGCGACATGGTGGGCAAATACACGGGAGGCGGGCTGAGCGGATCCGGATTCGGGATCGCCTTCGACCCCTCGGGACAGCTGTGGGTCAGTAACTTCGGGTTCGCCGGAGAAGGATGCACCGAGCAGCCGACACACAACAGCGTGTCGCTCTTCTCGCTCGAAGGGGAGCCGCTCTCGCCGCCGGAGACCGGATTCACCGCCGGCGAGCTCGCCTGGCCGCAGGGTATGGACATCACGGCCGCCGGCGATGTGTGGAATGCGAACTGCCAGACCGGAACCGTCACCGTGTATCCCGGTGGCGACCCCGAGAAGGCGATGACGCTGGATGCCGGCCTGGACCAGGCGTTCGGCGTTGTCGACACGGGTACCCACGTTGTCGTGAGCGGTATCGCGAGCAGCTCCGTGGCGGTCTTCAACTACGACGGCACGCTGGTGGGTGGTGCCCCGCTGACTGGCGACGAATTCGTGCTGCCGATGGGTGTCGCGGCCGATCCCGAGGGCAACGTGTGGGTTGCCAACTCGGGCTCGACGACCCTCCCGTGCCCCACCCGGCCGATCTCGTCGGGGCCGACCGGGTCGATCGCGCTCATCGACGCCGACGGTCAGACGGTCTCGGGGCCCTTCACCGGTGGCGGGATCACCCGGCCGTGGGGCATCGCCACCGACGGCAACGGCAACGTCTGGGTTGCCAACTTCTCCGACCAGCGCGTCTCAGCGTTCTGCGGCACGTCGCCCGACACCTGCCCCGGCGACCTGTCGACGGGCGATCCGATCTCACCGGATGCCGGCTACGCGTTCGATGGTCTCGTTCGCAATACGGGACTCATCGTCGACCCGTCGGGCAACCTCTGGATCGCCAACAACTGGGAACAGGTGCCGCTGCAGTCAAACCCCGGTGGCCATCAGATCGTCGCCTTCGTCGGCCTCGCCGCCCCCGTGGAGGTTCCGCCCTTCACCGGCTGA
- a CDS encoding HEAT repeat domain-containing protein: protein MTTQSGNVDRLDALLRDASASTRMQAALTAGSRPDPSFVEILIGRCGAEPDFTVRDTLTWAITRHASDLTVPRLLAETRSTNAQARSQALHTLSKVGEAAGWQAITPEALADPDDEVARSAWRAAVVLVPRGGEPELAAALAGQLGRGGTDVQRSLSHAFVGLGEAGSSAIDRVLAKDLSDETRMHALATQRLLADPDEGFEAAVFEARRVVALRNAPTVADDDAEESPG, encoded by the coding sequence ATGACCACGCAATCAGGAAACGTCGACCGGTTGGACGCGCTGCTGCGAGACGCGTCTGCATCCACCCGGATGCAGGCAGCGCTGACCGCGGGATCCCGACCGGATCCGAGCTTCGTCGAGATCCTCATCGGTCGGTGCGGCGCAGAGCCGGACTTCACCGTTCGCGACACACTCACGTGGGCGATCACGCGTCACGCCAGCGACCTGACGGTGCCGAGGCTTCTCGCCGAGACGCGCAGCACGAACGCGCAGGCGCGCAGCCAGGCGCTGCACACCCTGTCGAAGGTCGGTGAGGCCGCCGGGTGGCAGGCGATCACGCCCGAAGCGCTCGCCGACCCGGATGACGAGGTTGCGCGATCGGCGTGGCGGGCCGCCGTTGTCCTCGTCCCCCGGGGCGGCGAACCAGAGCTTGCCGCCGCACTGGCCGGACAACTCGGCCGCGGCGGCACGGACGTACAGCGCAGCCTCAGTCACGCGTTCGTCGGCTTGGGTGAGGCGGGGTCGAGCGCGATCGACAGGGTTCTCGCGAAGGATCTGAGCGACGAAACCCGGATGCACGCTCTCGCGACCCAACGGCTTCTCGCCGATCCCGACGAGGGCTTCGAGGCAGCCGTGTTCGAAGCGCGGCGGGTCGTGGCGCTTCGAAACGCCCCGACGGTCGCCGACGACGATGCAGAGGAGTCGCCCGGATGA
- a CDS encoding NUDIX hydrolase: MTGDSRDAAGPVSAADGSDRGAPGSVGAHGARRQLLELVSSDPTVGPRDSLAALLGFPDDPDARRAAVLILFGVLDSSPSAHRASAAEVSQDLDVLLLARATTLRSHAGQVAFPGGRLDPGDSGPVAAALREAREETGLNPDGVDVLGTLGEVPLPYSSHRVTPVLGWWREPSPVRAVDVAESAAVFRAPVADLLDPANRGSTVIDRGPRMHRAPAFQVRTDTGEHLVWGFTAMLLDGLFDRLGWTEPWDPMREFAIPNLLP, encoded by the coding sequence ATGACAGGCGACTCCCGTGACGCGGCGGGACCGGTGAGCGCTGCCGACGGGAGTGACCGAGGCGCGCCAGGTTCCGTCGGAGCGCACGGCGCGCGCCGACAGCTTCTGGAGCTCGTCTCGAGCGATCCCACGGTCGGGCCCCGTGACAGTTTGGCCGCGCTCCTCGGGTTTCCTGACGACCCCGACGCGAGGCGGGCGGCTGTGCTCATCCTGTTCGGGGTGTTGGACTCGTCGCCCAGCGCTCACCGTGCGAGCGCCGCCGAGGTCTCGCAGGATCTGGATGTTCTGCTGCTGGCTCGGGCGACGACCCTGCGTTCCCACGCCGGGCAAGTCGCGTTTCCCGGGGGCAGGCTCGATCCGGGCGACTCCGGTCCGGTCGCGGCGGCGCTGCGTGAGGCGCGGGAAGAGACAGGCCTGAATCCGGACGGTGTCGATGTGCTGGGTACGCTCGGCGAGGTGCCGCTGCCGTACTCGTCGCATCGCGTGACGCCGGTGCTGGGGTGGTGGCGCGAGCCGTCGCCCGTGCGCGCTGTCGATGTGGCCGAATCGGCTGCGGTGTTCCGGGCCCCGGTCGCCGACCTTCTCGATCCCGCGAATCGGGGCAGCACCGTCATCGATCGAGGCCCACGAATGCACCGCGCTCCCGCCTTCCAGGTGCGCACCGATACCGGAGAACACCTGGTCTGGGGGTTCACCGCGATGCTGCTGGACGGCCTGTTCGATCGTCTCGGATGGACTGAGCCGTGGGACCCGATGCGCGAGTTCGCGATTCCGAATCTGCTTCCGTAG
- a CDS encoding SDR family oxidoreductase codes for MAILVTGASGNLGGHVVDALLERGIPASDIVAGVRTPAKAGPLTDLGVRVAPLDYTEPATIDAALDGITSVLLISGSEVGSRFAGHRNVIEAAQKAGVDKFVYTSAPKATSVDYALGAEHRATEEAIAAAGLPAVILRNNWYHENYTQDLLGAADSGVIAAAAGDGRVASASRRDYAEAAAAVLVNDGHLGQVYELAGDVAWTYDELAATAGEVLGREVAYVTQTAEQKQAQLEQFGLPAEVAQFVVGIDLAIAEGVLADTDGTLARLIGRPTTPLVDGLRTALAQAQPAA; via the coding sequence ATGGCCATTCTCGTCACGGGCGCCTCTGGCAACCTCGGCGGCCACGTCGTTGACGCTCTCCTCGAGCGCGGTATTCCGGCATCCGACATCGTCGCCGGCGTCCGCACTCCCGCCAAGGCTGGCCCGCTCACCGACCTCGGTGTGCGCGTCGCTCCCCTGGACTACACCGAGCCCGCCACAATCGACGCCGCCCTCGACGGCATCACGAGCGTCCTGCTGATCTCGGGTTCCGAGGTCGGATCCCGCTTCGCTGGCCACCGCAACGTCATCGAGGCAGCCCAGAAGGCAGGCGTCGACAAGTTCGTGTACACGAGTGCACCGAAAGCGACATCCGTCGACTACGCACTGGGCGCCGAGCACCGGGCAACAGAAGAGGCGATCGCCGCCGCGGGGCTTCCTGCCGTCATCCTGCGCAACAACTGGTACCACGAGAACTACACGCAGGACCTGCTCGGCGCGGCAGACTCAGGCGTCATCGCCGCGGCAGCCGGGGACGGTCGTGTGGCCAGCGCGAGCCGTCGCGACTACGCCGAAGCGGCAGCCGCCGTACTCGTGAATGACGGACACCTGGGTCAGGTCTACGAGCTCGCCGGCGATGTCGCGTGGACCTATGACGAACTCGCCGCCACGGCGGGAGAGGTTCTTGGCCGAGAGGTCGCCTACGTCACCCAAACCGCCGAGCAGAAGCAGGCTCAGCTCGAGCAGTTCGGCCTGCCCGCCGAGGTCGCTCAGTTCGTCGTCGGCATCGATCTGGCGATCGCCGAGGGGGTCCTCGCGGACACTGACGGCACGCTCGCCCGTCTCATCGGACGCCCCACCACGCCGCTGGTCGATGGTCTGCGCACTGCCCTCGCGCAGGCGCAGCCCGCCGCGTGA
- a CDS encoding MFS transporter: protein MIVLDGTIVGVALPVIIADIGLDLTDAQWVNSLYAVLLAALLLSTGKLADRWGRKLLFQVGLVVFVGGSILAAMADAAGPLIAARAVQAIGAALIMPSTLSTVNAVFRGKYRGAAFGVWGAVISGAAAVGPLAGGALTQWASWHWIFLVNIPLGAAVFIAGLLTVPETKGAKGRPGADVDGALLSAIGFGALVFAVIEGPQLGWWAPTGDFSIFGWQWPAGAPVSVVPIAFAVALVALVLFVLWERHREKVRRSAILDLNLFRLPTFTWGNVTAAMVAVGEFAIIFVLPLYLVNALGLDVMGAGLVLAAMAVGAFFSGASARHLAARFGSPGTVLIGLALEVVGVAVLALLVSGTSSGWIVAIPLVVYGLGLGLASAQLTGTVLQDVPVDVSGQGSATQSTVRQVGSALGTAFAGAALAVALALTLPAALTDAGITGSTATQLADTTRQSAGTTISQLRAEGSSSSLGDQTAAAVTALSNGFADATRWSLLVATVFLLLGFVGALVVRRAAARSAAGGAAASDAGAGERG from the coding sequence ATGATCGTGCTCGACGGCACGATCGTGGGCGTTGCCCTCCCGGTCATCATCGCCGACATCGGTCTCGACCTCACCGACGCACAGTGGGTCAACAGCCTCTACGCGGTGCTGCTCGCAGCTCTCCTCCTATCGACCGGCAAGCTCGCCGACCGCTGGGGACGCAAGCTCCTGTTCCAGGTCGGTCTCGTCGTCTTCGTCGGCGGCAGCATCCTTGCCGCGATGGCGGATGCCGCAGGCCCCCTGATCGCAGCGCGCGCCGTGCAGGCAATCGGCGCGGCGCTGATCATGCCCTCCACGCTGTCCACCGTGAATGCCGTGTTCCGGGGCAAGTACCGCGGCGCCGCCTTCGGGGTGTGGGGCGCGGTGATCTCGGGTGCGGCAGCTGTCGGTCCGCTCGCCGGTGGTGCTCTCACCCAGTGGGCCTCCTGGCATTGGATCTTCCTGGTGAACATCCCGCTGGGCGCCGCGGTGTTCATCGCGGGCTTGCTCACCGTGCCCGAAACGAAGGGCGCCAAGGGGCGACCCGGCGCCGACGTCGACGGCGCGCTGCTGAGCGCGATCGGTTTCGGCGCACTGGTCTTCGCCGTGATCGAGGGTCCGCAACTCGGGTGGTGGGCGCCGACCGGCGACTTCTCGATCTTCGGATGGCAGTGGCCGGCGGGTGCTCCCGTGTCGGTGGTGCCCATCGCCTTCGCGGTCGCGCTCGTGGCCCTCGTGCTGTTCGTGCTGTGGGAACGGCACCGCGAGAAAGTGCGCCGGTCCGCGATCCTCGATCTGAACCTCTTCCGGCTCCCGACCTTCACATGGGGAAACGTGACGGCGGCGATGGTCGCGGTGGGGGAGTTCGCCATCATCTTCGTCCTGCCCCTCTATCTCGTGAACGCACTGGGACTGGATGTCATGGGCGCAGGGCTCGTGCTGGCGGCGATGGCAGTGGGGGCGTTCTTCTCCGGCGCCTCCGCGCGCCATCTCGCGGCGCGCTTCGGGTCACCCGGCACCGTGCTGATCGGCCTTGCCCTCGAGGTGGTCGGGGTCGCCGTCCTCGCTCTGCTCGTTAGCGGCACGAGTTCGGGGTGGATTGTCGCGATCCCGCTCGTGGTCTACGGCCTGGGCCTGGGTCTGGCATCCGCGCAGCTGACCGGAACGGTTCTGCAGGATGTGCCGGTCGACGTGTCGGGGCAGGGGTCGGCGACCCAGAGCACCGTCCGGCAGGTGGGGTCTGCCCTCGGGACGGCGTTCGCGGGTGCTGCGCTGGCGGTCGCCCTCGCGCTCACGTTGCCGGCCGCGCTGACAGATGCCGGGATCACCGGATCGACCGCGACGCAGCTGGCCGACACCACGCGGCAATCCGCGGGTACGACCATCAGCCAGCTGCGCGCTGAAGGATCCAGCAGCTCGCTCGGAGACCAAACCGCGGCTGCGGTGACCGCGCTGTCGAACGGCTTCGCGGATGCCACGCGCTGGTCGCTGCTGGTGGCGACGGTGTTCCTGCTGCTCGGATTCGTCGGTGCGCTCGTCGTTCGGCGGGCCGCGGCGCGCTCCGCGGCAGGTGGTGCCGCAGCATCCGATGCCGGCGCGGGGGAGCGCGGGTGA
- a CDS encoding HEAT repeat domain-containing protein — translation MRIGDVSRRSGVSARMLRHYDRIGLVQPSERTGAGYRDYGEDDLRRLLQVEALRSLGLPLRQVGDALSDAGATPTDILDRVIAGTVETIAREQELLGRLRQLREQQPDAWTDVLQTVALLQRLGSADASERQRAALAHPAAPMASALTDAVLAEDDPNVAGALQWALARSADESTVTALRSALDSPDGTVRQRAITTLTKIASPARTDIDPLLLDALDHADPVVRGSAALALGPRGATEAADELIAMIVRGTDDVEAAESLGHIARSHPGDIEQRLDAALTTLADAEARLRLTQALGEIESDEATGILQRLTHDPDRRVQMTARYLTSVRGH, via the coding sequence ATGAGAATCGGTGATGTCTCGCGGCGTTCCGGCGTGAGCGCGCGGATGCTGCGGCACTACGACCGCATCGGCCTCGTGCAGCCGAGCGAGCGCACCGGCGCGGGGTACCGAGACTACGGCGAGGACGATCTGCGTCGCCTGCTGCAGGTCGAGGCGCTGCGCTCGCTCGGGCTGCCGCTGCGGCAGGTCGGGGATGCGCTCAGCGACGCCGGCGCCACCCCGACCGACATCCTCGACCGGGTGATCGCCGGCACGGTAGAGACGATCGCGCGCGAGCAGGAGCTTCTGGGCCGGCTCCGTCAGCTGCGAGAGCAGCAGCCCGACGCCTGGACCGACGTCCTGCAGACCGTGGCGCTGCTGCAGCGCCTGGGGTCGGCCGACGCATCCGAACGGCAACGCGCCGCGCTCGCACATCCCGCGGCGCCCATGGCCTCCGCGCTCACCGACGCCGTGCTCGCCGAGGACGATCCGAACGTCGCGGGGGCACTGCAGTGGGCGCTCGCGCGATCGGCCGACGAGTCCACCGTCACCGCCCTGCGCAGCGCCCTCGATTCGCCCGATGGCACGGTTCGGCAGCGAGCAATCACGACGCTCACAAAGATCGCGTCACCGGCGCGAACGGATATCGATCCGCTCCTGCTCGACGCCCTCGACCACGCCGACCCGGTCGTCCGCGGGAGCGCTGCTCTCGCCCTCGGCCCGCGCGGAGCGACGGAAGCGGCTGACGAACTCATCGCGATGATCGTGCGGGGCACCGACGACGTCGAAGCAGCCGAGTCGCTCGGGCACATCGCACGCTCCCATCCCGGCGATATCGAGCAGAGGCTGGATGCCGCCCTGACGACACTCGCCGACGCTGAGGCCCGGCTTCGGCTGACCCAGGCCCTCGGTGAGATCGAGAGCGACGAGGCAACCGGCATCCTTCAGCGGCTGACCCATGATCCCGACCGTCGCGTGCAGATGACCGCCCGGTATCTCACGAGCGTGCGCGGCCACTGA
- a CDS encoding TIGR02611 family protein: MSSTTHPGTADHDSHSASPGPLERDIRAEIADAERADRPIRRMLRTTRAWVARHPRVEVAYRIGVGVVGTVLTLGGLVLVPLPGPGWLVVFLGLAVLGTEFHWARRLAGWVKRMLDRFWQWWRQRRAARAARER; the protein is encoded by the coding sequence ATGTCCTCGACGACTCATCCCGGGACTGCCGACCACGACTCCCACTCCGCTTCGCCGGGACCGCTTGAGCGCGACATCCGTGCCGAGATCGCCGATGCCGAGCGCGCGGACCGTCCGATCAGACGGATGCTTCGCACGACCCGAGCGTGGGTCGCGCGGCATCCGCGTGTCGAGGTCGCCTACCGCATCGGCGTCGGAGTCGTCGGGACGGTCTTGACCCTCGGTGGACTCGTGCTCGTGCCGCTTCCGGGACCGGGCTGGCTCGTCGTGTTTCTGGGGCTGGCGGTGCTCGGCACCGAGTTCCACTGGGCTCGCCGGCTGGCGGGCTGGGTCAAGCGGATGCTGGACCGGTTCTGGCAGTGGTGGCGTCAGCGTCGCGCGGCTCGCGCAGCTCGCGAGAGATGA